One window of Triticum dicoccoides isolate Atlit2015 ecotype Zavitan chromosome 5A, WEW_v2.0, whole genome shotgun sequence genomic DNA carries:
- the LOC119298145 gene encoding putative ripening-related protein 4, translating into MANLKKLLAMFALMMFLSHLRVHGVSVSVGSSANVTTDTSHRRGRCHISGFLHGKSGDCNRDHGSVCCKDGHRYPQFRCSPSVSADTPAILTLNSFARGGDGGGKSFCDNRFHKDTELVVALPTGWLRLDGKRRCNKMIRINGNARAVLAKVVDECDSVYGCDAEHNFEPLCPYNDVDASPAVWKALGLKEEIGVFKITWSDV; encoded by the coding sequence ATGGCTAATTTGAAGAAGCTACTAGCTATGTTTGCTCTCATGATGTTCCTATCACACCTCCGCGTCCATGGCGTCTCCGTGTCCGTGGGCAGCAGCGCGAACGTTACTACAGACACAAGCCACCGTCGTGGCAGGTGCCACATCAGTGGCTTCCTGCATGGCAAATCTGGCGACTGCAACAGGGATCACGGCTCGGTCTGCTGTAAAGACGGTCACCGCTACCCGCAATTCAGGTGCTCGCCCTCGGTGTCGGCCGACACGCCGGCGATCCTAACTCTGAACAGCTTCGCACGAGGTGGAGACGGTGGCGGCAAATCGTTCTGCGACAACCGCTTCCACAAGGACACCGAGCTGGTGGTGGCGCTGCCCACGGGGTGGCTGCGCTTGGACGGCAAGCGTAGGTGCAACAAGATGATCCGCATCAACGGGAACGCACGTGCCGTGCTGGCCAAGGTCGTCGACGAGTGCGACTCGGTGTATGGCTGCGACGCCGAGCACAACTTCGAGCCACTGTGCCCATACAACGACGTAGACGCGTCACCGGCCGTGTGGAAGGCGCTGGGGCTCAAGGAGGAGATTGGAGTTTTCAAGATCACTTGGTCTGATGTGTGA